A stretch of the Capsicum annuum cultivar UCD-10X-F1 chromosome 8, UCD10Xv1.1, whole genome shotgun sequence genome encodes the following:
- the LOC107838853 gene encoding transcription factor ABORTED MICROSPORES, with product MELMHLMDRLRPVMGLKSWDYCVLWKLSEDQRFLEWICCCCGGADKNMHSCEQELFFPDSSTSTCRDVMFQHPRTIACDLLAQLPPSLALDCGTYAMALLSNQAKWMNFVPFSISNMTNEIMGTRALVPSPLGLLELFSTQQLPEDEEVIEFVSAQCNIYVEQQAMTNSSFSDGVEESTSKPFPLEGDDHIKVSQNHYQQTVSPAATSRGHSDNLSYDFPLKRKHLDTSSMNFLPQLSTYSTPEVYNKTGGNMLFDQRTSDVTHFSENRYMSEMDAYLQKQMMRSSSTQSAIDDESVKHDNGRSNSGSDSDQNEEEDDPKYRRRNGKGPQSKNLMAERKRRKKLNERLYALRALVPKISKLDRASILGDAIEYVMELEKQVKDLQLELEEHSDDEGRRNQDQIHPDVLSHNGTKNGPKSENGKRSNGKGHRELSTNSNGSTDPFRKIQEVEENDKLQQMEPQVEVAQLEGNEFFVKVFREHKTGGFVRILEALNSLGLEVTNVNATRHTCLVSNIFKVEKRDNEIVQADHVRDTLLELTRNPSRGWSEMARASSDNNANGCTEYLHNQHHHHDHHLDNNHHKQANSHRYQRHHHH from the exons ATGGAACTCATGCATCTAATGGACAGGCTTAGGCCTGTTATGGGCTTAAAAAGCTGGGATTACTGTGTTTTATGGAAGTTGAGTGAAGATCAAAG GTTTCTTGAATGGATTTGTTGCTGCTGTGGTGGAGCTGACAAAAATATGCATAGCTGTGAGCAAGAGCTGTTTTTCCCTGATTCTTCCACTTCAACTTGTAGAGATGTTATGTTTCAGCATCCAAGAACAATTGCTTGTGATTTACTGGCTCAGCTGCCGCCTTCTCTGGCGCTAGACTGCGG AACTTATGCAATGGCCTTATTATCTAATCAAGCAAAATGGATGAACTTCGTACCTTTCTCGATATCAAATATGACTAAT GAAATAATGGGAACCAGAGCTTTGGTTCCATCTCCTCTTGGATTGCTCGAGTTGTTCAGTACTcaacaa CTTCCAGAAGATGAGGAAGTCATAGAATTCGTCTCAGCTCAATGCAATATCTATGTGGAGCAGCAAGCTATGACGAATTCAAGTTTCTCAGATGGGGTTGAAGAGAGCACATCAAAGCCTTTCCCATTAGAAGGAGATGACCATATAAAAGTTTCCCAAAATCATTACCAGCAGACAGTCTCCCCTGCCGCTACATCAAGAGGCCATTCAGATAATTTGTCGTATGATTTCCCACTTAAACGAAAACATTTGGATACTTCTTCGATGAACTTCCTTCCGCAGTTAAGTACTTACAGCACACCAGAAGTCTACAACAAAACAGGAGGGAACATGTTGTTTGATCAGAGAACAAGTGATGTGACACATTTCTCTGAGAATAGGTACATGAGTGAGATGGATGCTTATTTACAGAAGCAAATGATGAGAAGTAGTAGTACTCAATCCGCAATTGATGATGAATCTGTCAAACATGATAATGGAAGATCCAATTCAGGATCTGATAGTGATCAaaatgaggaagaagatgatCCTAAGTATAGACGGAGAAATGGAAAGGGTCCTCAATCCAAGAACCTTATGGCGGAAAGAAAAAGGAGGAAGAAACTAAATGAAAGGCTTTATGCTCTTAGAGCTTTGGTTCCCAAAATTTCCAAG TTGGATAGAGCTTCTATCCTTGGAGATGCTATTGAATATGTGATGGAATTGGAAAAGCAAGTGAAAGATCTGCAGCTTGAGCTTGAAGAACATTCAGATGACGAGGGTAGAAGGAATCAGGACCAGATCCACCCTGACGTTTTAAGCCATAATGGAACTAAAAACGGGCCTAAATCAGAAAATGGGAAACGTTCAAATGGAAAAGGCCATAGAGAATTATCAACTAATTCCAATGGCAGCACTGACCCTTTCCGGAAAATTCAAGAGGTAGAAGAGAATGACAAATTGCAGCAAATGGAG CCACAAGTGGAAGTTGCACAATTAGAGGGGAATGAGTTCTTTGTGAAGGTGTTTCGTGAGCACAAGACTGGTGGATTTGTGAGGATCTTGGAGGCTTTGAACTCCTTGGGCTTGGAGGTTACCAATGTCAATGCAACTAGGCATACTTGTTTGGTATCAAATATCTTCAAAGTAGAA AAAAGGGACAATGAAATTGTTCAAGCTGATCATGTGAGGGACACCTTGCTAGAGCTGACAAGAAACCCTAGTAGAGGTTGGTCTGAAATGGCTAGAGCATCATCAGATAATAATGCAAATGGCTGTACAGAGTATCTCCACAATCAGCATCACCATCATGATCATCACCTAGACAATAATCACCACAAGCAAGCCAATTCACATCGCTATCAACGACACCACCATCATTaa